The genomic segment ATCGATGCCGTTTCCGACCGGGATTTCGCCATGGAGTCGGTCTTCGCCGCCTCGCTGGTGATGGTGCATCTCTCCCGTTTCGCCGAGGAGTTGATCCTGTGGTGTTCGCCGCTGTTCGGTTTCATCGAACTGGGGGATGCCTTCTGCACCGGATCCTCCATCATGCCGCAGAAGAAAAACCCGGACGTTCCGGAGTTGGTGCGTGGCAAGAGCGGACGGGTTATCGGCTCGCTGATGAGTCTGCTGACCTTGATGAAGGGGTTGCCGCTGGCCTACAACCGGGATATGCAGGAGGACAAGCAGCCGCTTTTCGACGCCATGGACACGGTTCTGGACTGTTTGCGCGCCTTTACCGATCTGGTTCCGGCCATTCATGTCAAGCGGGAGCGCATGCTGCATTCGGCGCGCATGGGATACGCCACGGCGACCGATCTGGCCGATTATCTGGTGGGCAAGGGCATCCCTTTCCGGGAGGCGCACGCCATTACCGGCAAACTGGTGCAGCAGGCCTGGGAACAGGGGATCGGTCTGGACGAACTGCCGCTGGAGGCGATGCAGGCGGTGGATGGACGCATCGCTGCGGATGTGAAGGCGTCTCTGACCGTCCTCAACTCGGTCAATGCGCGGGAGGCTTTCGGAGGCACGGCCTTCGCCACGGTACGGGAGGCCTTGGTCGAGGCGAAAATGTTGGTGAATCTGCGCCTGCTGGGTAGTCAGTGACGAAACG from the Magnetococcales bacterium genome contains:
- the argH gene encoding argininosuccinate lyase gives rise to the protein MNDKPWSGRFTQPTDRFVEAFSASIAFDSRLYREDIAGSVAHCRMLARQGVLPGEEAQRIIAGLEQVRGELDRGELPFQDSLEDIHMHVETRLKELIGPVAGKLHTARSRNDQVATDLRLWLRRRVDEIQRGIILLQGNLLDLAEQEVETILPGFTHLQIAQPVSLGHHLLAYVEMLHRDAERFEQVRGRINQLPLGAAALAGTPYPIDRESVAGELGFEGVCANSIDAVSDRDFAMESVFAASLVMVHLSRFAEELILWCSPLFGFIELGDAFCTGSSIMPQKKNPDVPELVRGKSGRVIGSLMSLLTLMKGLPLAYNRDMQEDKQPLFDAMDTVLDCLRAFTDLVPAIHVKRERMLHSARMGYATATDLADYLVGKGIPFREAHAITGKLVQQAWEQGIGLDELPLEAMQAVDGRIAADVKASLTVLNSVNAREAFGGTAFATVREALVEAKMLVNLRLLGSQ